From a single Adhaeribacter swui genomic region:
- a CDS encoding T9SS type A sorting domain-containing protein — MAQNILWDKTYGGNKSEFFSVLQPTHDGGYIVGGTSDSGVTGDKSHKSRGGDDYWVIKLNADGSKVWDKTFGGNSYDYLHSIQQTQDSGYILSGFSNSGLSGDKSEPNKGGTDYWVIKITADGTKEWDKTIGSWHDDGGLIQVRQTQDGGYIVGGSSYSGIGGDKTENSRGDRDYWIVKLNSNGVKQWDKTYGGKSEEYLNSLELTTDGGLILSGHSTSGRSGNKTQSGKGQDDYWIIKTDGNGSIMWDKTIGGSGSERGKSIVQQTPDGGYILGASSNSDKSGDKSENNRGCDGIGNCSFDYWVLKLNADGSKAWDKTYGGNAEDNFETLQQTPSGDFILGGWSSSNSNGDKTEQVIGATDFWVIKLKPDGSKVWDKTIGSNGGDELHSIGQTPDGNFILGGSSWSNKGGDKSHDNHGCSASNCFADFWVVKMDNSGRNLGQIITFLTIPYKTLGDVPFTLSAKSSSGLPVSFRVISGPATLKGNTITLTGTGTVQVKASAPGNKTYLPAQVTQSFEVEEASPVKKVWDKTLGGKQDERLYTAYQTPDGGFILGGNSGSGKSGNKSDTKPGAWIVKLRADGTKVWDKVITGGSLAVLQPTPDGGYILGGSTEYNNNNFSSPDYWLVKLKADGNKEWEKALGGYDWDELTALQQTQDGGYILGGSSYSGKGLDKSEVNRGGSGEEGEPVSDYWVVKVNATGTKEWDKTLGGDYYDNLTSLQQTSDGGYIVGGSSMSGLSSDKSEWNKSYGSDYWIVKLRPNGSKEWDKTIGGNNEDYLAVVQQTPDGGYILAGSSSSGVGGDKSEPINGDPDEAYNDFWVVKLGPKRNKEWDKTLGGAQEDHLNTLLQIPDGSFILGGSSSSVKGGDKSQVDRGGGDIWLIKITAHGTTIWDKTLGGDEGDGLTDLQSTPEGGYILGGNSTSNRSGDKSGNRIGENDFWIIKLKEEPPLQASWNMRYGGSGKDNLTTAIKTSDGRYLSGGYTTSGVSGDKNQTSQGKNDYWIVKSDQNGKKLWDQSYGGSQDDYLNSIVQTADGGYLLAGSSASSRSGDKSQESRGDQDYWVVKVNASGTKLWDKRYGGTGTDELTQVLVLPSGSFILAGTSNSPASGDISQNSYGGKDYWVLKISRSGKKIWDTRLGGAQDETLEGIVFNSDGGFLVGGTSASGISGTKTQMSQGSSDFWVVRLTGEGEQVWDQRYGGSGEDQLMALGSTNTSTGNFFLAGTSTSGKSGDKSQSSQDGKDYWLIKINPTGKKIWDKRYGGSADEELRTISMTPEGGYLLGGSSSSGVSGDKSQVSQGGKDYWLVKTTATGVKEWDQRFGGSGNEELRSMLLTKEGNYVLAGRSDSGVSGDRTQPSQGSTDYWLVKVAPTTSSIIAVREESAIEEPVAPTELVQFTAFPNPFQNQVTVSFTLPETQSATLTVYDSQGYPVTTLFQAEAQANQTYQLEWQANKQEAGLYFLQLQTQAGQHTQKLLLQK, encoded by the coding sequence TTGGCCCAGAATATACTTTGGGATAAAACTTATGGAGGCAATAAAAGTGAATTCTTCTCTGTTTTACAGCCTACCCACGATGGGGGATATATTGTGGGGGGAACTTCTGATTCCGGTGTCACCGGTGATAAGTCACATAAAAGTAGAGGTGGCGATGATTACTGGGTAATAAAACTAAATGCTGACGGCAGTAAGGTTTGGGATAAAACTTTTGGAGGGAACAGTTACGACTATCTGCATTCTATACAACAAACCCAGGATAGCGGATATATCCTGAGCGGTTTTTCAAACTCCGGTTTAAGCGGCGATAAATCAGAACCGAACAAAGGTGGCACCGATTATTGGGTTATAAAAATTACAGCGGATGGCACCAAAGAATGGGATAAAACCATTGGCAGTTGGCACGATGATGGTGGCTTAATTCAGGTACGGCAGACCCAGGATGGCGGTTATATTGTTGGAGGCTCTTCTTACTCCGGCATTGGTGGCGATAAAACGGAAAATAGTCGCGGCGACCGGGATTACTGGATAGTTAAGCTAAACTCCAATGGTGTGAAGCAATGGGATAAAACTTATGGAGGAAAAAGTGAAGAGTATTTAAACTCTCTGGAATTAACTACCGACGGCGGATTAATTTTAAGTGGTCACTCCACTTCTGGTCGAAGCGGCAACAAAACCCAGTCCGGCAAAGGTCAGGATGATTACTGGATTATTAAAACCGACGGAAATGGCAGCATTATGTGGGATAAGACCATTGGTGGTAGTGGCAGCGAACGAGGAAAAAGCATCGTGCAACAGACCCCGGATGGAGGGTACATTCTCGGTGCTAGTTCCAACTCTGACAAAAGCGGCGATAAAAGTGAAAACAACCGGGGTTGCGACGGCATAGGTAATTGCTCCTTTGATTATTGGGTATTAAAATTGAATGCTGACGGTAGCAAAGCTTGGGATAAAACCTACGGAGGAAATGCGGAGGATAATTTTGAAACCCTGCAACAAACTCCATCTGGCGATTTTATTTTGGGGGGCTGGTCATCCTCGAACAGTAACGGCGATAAAACCGAGCAGGTTATAGGCGCTACCGATTTCTGGGTAATAAAACTAAAGCCGGATGGCAGCAAAGTTTGGGATAAAACCATTGGTAGCAATGGTGGAGATGAATTACATTCTATCGGACAAACGCCAGATGGCAACTTTATATTAGGCGGTAGTTCCTGGTCTAACAAAGGTGGTGATAAAAGCCACGACAACCACGGCTGCTCTGCCAGCAATTGTTTCGCTGATTTTTGGGTGGTAAAAATGGATAATAGCGGTAGAAACTTAGGTCAAATTATTACCTTCCTCACCATACCATACAAAACCCTTGGCGATGTTCCTTTCACGCTATCGGCAAAATCCAGTTCCGGTTTACCAGTCAGTTTCAGGGTAATTTCTGGTCCGGCGACACTAAAGGGCAACACCATTACTCTAACCGGTACAGGAACTGTTCAGGTAAAAGCATCAGCGCCCGGTAATAAAACGTATCTACCCGCCCAAGTTACCCAAAGCTTTGAAGTAGAAGAAGCAAGTCCAGTCAAAAAAGTTTGGGATAAAACTCTGGGTGGTAAACAAGATGAAAGATTATATACTGCCTACCAAACCCCGGATGGTGGTTTTATTTTAGGTGGTAATTCGGGATCAGGCAAAAGTGGGAATAAATCAGATACTAAGCCAGGAGCCTGGATTGTAAAACTAAGGGCCGACGGCACCAAAGTATGGGATAAAGTCATTACCGGTGGGAGTTTGGCCGTGCTGCAACCAACCCCGGACGGAGGCTACATTTTGGGTGGATCCACCGAATACAACAATAACAATTTTAGTAGCCCGGATTATTGGCTTGTAAAATTAAAAGCCGATGGTAACAAAGAATGGGAAAAAGCTTTAGGAGGCTATGATTGGGATGAGTTAACCGCGCTGCAGCAAACCCAGGACGGCGGCTATATTTTGGGCGGCTCTTCTTACTCGGGCAAAGGCCTGGATAAATCGGAGGTTAACCGCGGCGGCAGTGGCGAAGAAGGCGAACCCGTAAGCGATTACTGGGTAGTAAAAGTAAATGCCACCGGTACCAAAGAATGGGATAAAACGTTAGGGGGCGATTACTACGATAATTTAACTTCGCTGCAACAAACTAGTGACGGCGGTTATATCGTGGGTGGCAGTTCTATGTCTGGTCTTAGCAGTGATAAATCCGAGTGGAATAAATCTTATGGATCAGATTACTGGATTGTAAAATTAAGACCTAATGGCAGCAAAGAATGGGATAAAACCATTGGCGGAAATAACGAAGACTATCTGGCTGTGGTTCAGCAAACACCGGATGGTGGCTATATTTTGGCCGGCAGTTCCAGTTCCGGTGTAGGGGGGGATAAATCCGAACCTATTAACGGAGACCCTGATGAAGCATACAACGATTTCTGGGTAGTAAAATTAGGCCCCAAAAGAAACAAAGAATGGGATAAAACCCTAGGTGGTGCGCAGGAAGATCACCTGAACACTTTACTGCAAATTCCTGATGGCAGTTTTATCCTCGGGGGTTCTTCTAGTTCAGTTAAAGGAGGTGATAAATCGCAAGTGGATCGTGGAGGTGGAGATATTTGGTTAATAAAAATCACCGCTCATGGTACTACAATCTGGGATAAAACATTGGGCGGTGATGAGGGAGATGGATTAACCGATCTGCAATCTACCCCGGAAGGCGGCTATATTCTGGGTGGCAATTCTACCTCTAACCGGAGCGGAGACAAATCGGGAAACAGAATTGGCGAAAATGATTTTTGGATCATCAAGCTAAAGGAAGAGCCGCCCCTACAAGCTAGCTGGAACATGCGCTACGGGGGCAGTGGTAAAGATAACCTCACCACAGCCATCAAAACTTCCGATGGCAGGTACTTATCGGGTGGTTACACCACTTCGGGGGTAAGCGGCGATAAAAACCAGACTAGCCAAGGCAAAAACGACTACTGGATTGTGAAGAGTGACCAGAACGGCAAAAAGCTGTGGGATCAAAGCTACGGCGGAAGTCAGGATGACTATTTGAACAGTATAGTTCAAACAGCAGATGGCGGCTATTTACTGGCTGGCTCTTCTGCTTCCTCCAGGAGTGGCGATAAAAGCCAGGAAAGCCGCGGCGACCAGGACTACTGGGTAGTAAAAGTTAATGCTTCTGGAACCAAGCTCTGGGACAAACGCTATGGTGGCACGGGTACCGACGAGTTAACGCAAGTGCTGGTGCTGCCTTCGGGTTCCTTTATTTTGGCGGGTACCAGCAACTCCCCGGCTAGTGGCGATATCTCGCAGAACAGCTACGGTGGAAAAGACTACTGGGTACTTAAGATTAGCCGTTCGGGCAAGAAGATCTGGGATACGCGCCTGGGTGGCGCTCAGGATGAAACCTTAGAAGGAATCGTGTTTAACTCCGACGGCGGCTTTCTGGTGGGCGGAACTTCCGCTTCGGGCATCAGCGGCACAAAAACCCAGATGAGTCAGGGCAGCAGTGATTTCTGGGTGGTCCGTCTTACCGGCGAAGGCGAGCAGGTCTGGGATCAACGGTACGGTGGCAGCGGGGAAGACCAGCTCATGGCACTGGGTAGCACGAACACCAGCACGGGCAACTTTTTTCTGGCCGGCACCAGCACCTCGGGCAAGAGCGGGGACAAAAGCCAAAGCAGCCAGGACGGCAAAGACTACTGGCTTATCAAGATCAACCCCACGGGCAAGAAGATCTGGGATAAACGTTATGGCGGCAGCGCAGACGAAGAACTACGTACGATTAGCATGACCCCGGAAGGCGGCTACTTGCTGGGAGGTAGTTCCAGCTCAGGGGTAAGTGGCGACAAGAGTCAGGTGAGCCAAGGAGGGAAAGACTACTGGCTGGTGAAAACCACAGCCACGGGAGTAAAAGAATGGGACCAGCGGTTTGGTGGCAGCGGTAACGAGGAACTGCGGAGTATGCTGCTCACTAAAGAAGGCAACTACGTACTGGCCGGTAGGTCCGACTCGGGCGTGAGTGGCGACCGTACCCAACCCAGCCAAGGATCAACCGATTACTGGCTCGTCAAAGTAGCTCCCACAACTAGTTCCATCATTGCAGTCAGGGAAGAAAGTGCGATAGAAGAACCCGTAGCACCCACAGAATTAGTTCAATTCACAGCTTTTCCCAATCCGTTTCAGAACCAAGTAACCGTAAGCTTTACCTTACCTGAAACACAATCCGCTACTTTGACGGTGTATGATAGTCAAGGCTATCCTGTAACTACCTTGTTCCAAGCAGAAGCTCAAGCTAACCAAACTTACCAGCTAGAATGGCAAGCCAATAAGCAAGAAGCCGGTTTGTATTTCCTACAACTGCAAACTCAGGCGGGACAACACACGCAAAAACTACTTTTACAAAAGTAA
- a CDS encoding DUF6929 family protein, with protein sequence MLNYWRVMFGVCFGFMLWQPMACKPKDKQQATVKNVQVSHLPMKATLLRQKLLTNLPSGSGMEIIHNQLFVIGDDSPLLYQLQADTWEQIATYPLFQTNDFATGRIPKPLKPDLECLTRVKFKKNTYLLAFGSGSTAKRNTCFVVQLAPTTQEKPSVQAISLQYLYEALQNDIAVTAGGTLNLEAAAASPEHLYLLQRSGKDGPDALLIFPLPAFMAYLQQPTGSLPAYTVIRFRLPEIDGWKAGFSGTSFYDNKIFITASVENTNDAYLDGEVLGSFVGYIPVNQAPDAVVHTTRIIDPKGNFYSGKVESISILRKNAANQYQALAITDNDNGQSELLELELTLP encoded by the coding sequence ATGCTTAATTACTGGCGGGTGATGTTTGGCGTTTGTTTCGGATTTATGCTGTGGCAGCCAATGGCCTGTAAGCCCAAAGATAAACAACAGGCCACAGTTAAAAACGTACAAGTTAGCCATTTACCCATGAAAGCCACCCTCCTGCGCCAGAAATTGCTAACCAACCTGCCGTCCGGCTCGGGCATGGAAATAATCCATAATCAGCTATTTGTAATCGGCGACGATTCACCGCTGTTGTATCAACTGCAAGCCGATACCTGGGAACAGATTGCTACCTACCCCCTTTTCCAAACCAACGATTTTGCCACTGGCCGCATCCCTAAACCGCTTAAACCCGACCTGGAATGCCTAACTAGGGTAAAATTTAAAAAAAATACTTATTTACTAGCTTTTGGGTCGGGTTCTACCGCTAAGCGCAACACTTGTTTTGTGGTGCAACTAGCTCCAACAACGCAAGAAAAACCTTCGGTACAAGCAATATCTTTACAGTATTTATACGAAGCCTTACAAAACGATATAGCGGTAACGGCAGGCGGCACTTTAAACCTGGAAGCCGCAGCCGCATCCCCAGAACATCTGTATTTGCTGCAACGCTCCGGGAAAGATGGTCCCGATGCGCTCCTTATTTTTCCGTTGCCGGCGTTCATGGCTTACTTGCAGCAACCTACCGGTTCGCTACCCGCTTACACTGTTATCCGCTTTCGATTGCCCGAGATTGATGGCTGGAAAGCAGGCTTTTCCGGAACCAGCTTTTACGACAATAAAATATTTATCACGGCTTCCGTAGAAAATACCAACGATGCTTACCTCGATGGCGAAGTACTCGGCAGCTTTGTAGGTTATATCCCGGTAAATCAAGCCCCCGATGCTGTAGTACATACCACCCGGATCATTGATCCAAAGGGTAATTTCTATTCCGGGAAAGTAGAATCCATTAGCATTCTCCGAAAAAACGCAGCCAATCAGTACCAAGCTTTGGCGATTACGGACAACGACAATGGTCAATCGGAATTACTGGAACTGGAGCTTACTTTACCTTGA